The Kiritimatiellia bacterium genome contains a region encoding:
- a CDS encoding VanZ family protein: MSWLPAALWAGLLFWFSSRPPDPRAPNWLFQHDKLTHAVAFGILGALAYLAVRVGHRARPAPAALWGWLFAAAYGATDEIHQSFVPSRNPDVVDWLADAAGAALTVVGFWAFERLRAALRAARGPR, translated from the coding sequence GTGAGTTGGCTGCCCGCGGCATTGTGGGCGGGATTGCTGTTTTGGTTCAGCAGCCGGCCTCCGGACCCTAGGGCGCCGAACTGGTTATTCCAGCATGACAAGCTGACGCACGCGGTCGCGTTTGGCATCCTCGGGGCGCTTGCCTATCTGGCGGTGCGTGTCGGCCATAGGGCAAGACCTGCACCGGCCGCGTTGTGGGGGTGGCTGTTTGCGGCCGCATACGGCGCGACGGATGAAATTCACCAATCGTTTGTGCCCTCGAGAAATCCGGACGTCGTGGACTGGCTTGCGGACGCGGCCGGCGCTGCGCTGACCGTAGTGGGGTTTTGGGCGTTCGAACGGTTGCGGGCGGCGCTGAGGGCCGCTCGGGGGCCGCGCTGA
- a CDS encoding DUF547 domain-containing protein → MIQRAILTCLLAALTGCQTPTETVQLNRDIEAEEEGVAALRRASLGPDTAGAKFDHKKWGDLLSAGVRSDGLVDYAALKRRETQLDEYLVEAGDVPLASLSRHEQLALLLNLFNACTVKMILEHPGVQSVTDIRADASWKHKGWVVDRRGVSLQEIERAYIRTRFPDPRIHFALVRGARGSPPLRAEPYTGAQLEAQLNDQARRVLADPRFARWDAARNRLILGGFFGRYRRDFADTDAELVRVLLPWFPEEIRRALAGRDRIDLEFAPFDWRLNGSW, encoded by the coding sequence ATGATCCAACGAGCAATCCTCACCTGCCTGCTGGCCGCCCTCACCGGTTGCCAGACCCCTACGGAAACCGTCCAACTCAACCGAGACATCGAAGCAGAAGAGGAGGGCGTCGCCGCGCTTCGCCGCGCCTCGCTGGGTCCGGACACCGCGGGTGCGAAGTTCGACCATAAGAAATGGGGGGACCTGCTCTCCGCAGGCGTGCGGTCGGACGGCCTCGTAGATTACGCCGCGCTCAAGCGTCGGGAAACGCAGCTTGACGAATATCTTGTCGAAGCGGGCGACGTACCCCTCGCCTCGCTATCCCGCCACGAGCAACTGGCACTTCTGCTGAACCTGTTCAACGCCTGCACCGTGAAAATGATCCTCGAACACCCCGGCGTCCAATCAGTCACGGACATCCGCGCCGACGCCAGCTGGAAACACAAGGGGTGGGTCGTGGATCGGCGGGGGGTCAGCCTTCAAGAGATCGAACGCGCCTACATCCGCACCCGGTTCCCGGACCCGCGAATCCACTTTGCCCTCGTCCGGGGAGCTCGGGGCAGTCCGCCGCTTCGCGCCGAGCCCTACACCGGCGCGCAACTCGAGGCGCAGCTCAATGATCAGGCCCGCCGCGTCCTCGCCGACCCGCGTTTCGCCCGCTGGGACGCGGCCCGAAATCGTCTGATCCTCGGCGGATTTTTCGGCCGATACCGCCGTGATTTTGCCGATACCGACGCTGAGCTCGTGCGCGTGCTCCTGCCCTGGTTCCCGGAGGAAATCCGCCGCGCACTGGCGGGACGCGACCGAATCGATCTTGAATTCGCCCCCTTCGACTGGCGCCTGAACGGTTCCTGGTGA